From a region of the Panicum virgatum strain AP13 chromosome 2K, P.virgatum_v5, whole genome shotgun sequence genome:
- the LOC120671427 gene encoding putative NAC domain-containing protein 61, with translation MTGGNNNKIEIISMLLKRGAMESSRSGSDHDPVLPPGYRFYPTEEELLGFYLRHRLAGTRSQVEHFIPVVDIYSHHPSELRAMAGAANVGDKEQWFFFCPRAERELNGDRPARTTRSGYWKATGSPSYVYSAPPASRVIGEKRTMVFYEGRAPTGTKTRWKMNEYKAVAAAAAADAPPAAAAGSPVRVRIRAACMRLISWLI, from the exons ATGACAG GAGGAAATAATAACAAGATCGAGATCATCAGCATGCTCTTGAAGAGAGGAGCGATGGAAAGTAGTCGTAGTGGCAGCGATCATGATCCGGTGCTCCCGCCGGGGTACCGTTTCTACCCGACGGAGGAGGAGCTGCTGGGCTTctacctccgccaccgcctcgccggcACCAGGTCCCAGGTCGAGCACTTCATCCCCGTCGTCGACATCTACAGCCACCATCCCTCCGAGCTCCGGG CGATGGCCGGGGCCGCGAACGTGGGCGACAAGGAGCAGTGGTTCTTCTTCTGCCCACGCGCGGAGCGGGAGCTGAACGGCGACCGGCCCGCGCGCACCACGCGGTCGGGGTACTGGAAAGCCACGGGGTCGCCGTCCTACGTCtactccgcgccgccggccagccgcgTCATCGGGGAGAAGCGGACCATGGTCTTCTACGAGGGCCGCGCGCCCACGGGCACCAAGACCCGCTGGAAGATGAACGAGTAcaaggccgtcgccgccgccgccgccgccgacgcgccgccggcggcggcggcggggtcaccCGTCAGGGTACGTATACGTGCCGCATGTATGCGATTAATTTCTTGGTTAATATAA